From Elaeis guineensis isolate ETL-2024a chromosome 16, EG11, whole genome shotgun sequence, a single genomic window includes:
- the LOC105059195 gene encoding peroxisomal membrane protein PMP22, with translation MSEIVSDAWKRYLGQLQEHPLRTKAITSGVLAGCSDAIAQKIAGNKKLQLRRLLLVMLYGFAYAGPFGHFLHKLMEIIFKGKKGKETVAKKVILEQLTASPWNNMFFMMYYGLVIEGRPFSLVRGKVRKDYPSVQLTAWKFWPIVAWVNYQYMPLQFRVLFHSFVASCWAVFLNLKARSIAAKRE, from the exons ATGTCGGAGATCGTGTCAGACGCATGGAAGCGCTACCTCGGGCAGCTTCAAGAACACCCTCTTAGAACAAAG GCAATCACTTCTGGCGTTTTGGCGGGATGCAGCGATGCGATTGCTCAAAAGATCGCTGGGAACAAGAAGCTCCAATTGAGAAGGTTGCTTCTTGTCATG CTCTATGGTTTTGCCTATGCTGGACCTTTTGGTCACTTTCTGCACAAGCTTATGGAGATTATTTTCAAGGGCAAGAAAGGAAAGGAGACTGTTGCTAAGAAG GTAATATTGGAACAATTGACTGCTTCACCGTGGAACAACATGTTTTTTATGATGTACTATGGTCTCGTCATTGAAG GAAGACCATTTAGTTTAGTGAGGGGCAAGGTCAGGAAGGATTACCCATCTGTTCAGTTGACTGCATGGAAG TTTTGGCCTATAGTTGCTTGGGTGAACTACCAATATATGCCTCTGCAGTTCCGTGTTCTTTTCCACAGCTTTGTTGCTTCATGCTG GGCGGTATTCCTAAATCTAAAAGCACGATCAATTGCTGCTAAGAGGGAATAG
- the LOC105059196 gene encoding uncharacterized protein has translation MSSHACQVMATSRKRKERDGSDAPPAAKAEPVESGAPSAGNRLLAGYLAHEFLTQGTLFGQRWDPADTKKPDPARAGEPGPVKAYAEVACLLKAEGAHVPGVVNPTQLARWLQM, from the coding sequence ATGTCGAGCCACGCGTGTCAGGTGATGGCGACGTCCAGGAAGCGGAAGGAGCGGGACGGCTCCGACGCGCCGCCGGCGGCTAAAGCCGAGCCGGTCGAGAGCGGCGCGCCGTCGGCCGGGAACCGGCTCCTAGCCGGGTACCTGGCCCACGAGTTCCTCACCCAGGGGACGCTGTTCGGACAGCGGTGGGACCCGGCGGACACCAAGAAGCCAGACCCGGCCCGAGCGGGCGAGCCGGGTCCGGTGAAGGCGTACGCGGAGGTGGCGTGCCTGCTGAAGGCGGAGGGGGCCCATGTCCCGGGAGTCGTCAATCCAACCCAGCTGGCTCGATGGCTCCAGATGTGA